In the Sulfurivermis fontis genome, GGTTGACCAGCAGCTTGAGATAGGCCAGCACGTCCTTCACTTCCGTATAGGCGAAGAACGAGGCGCCGCCGGACAGGGTGTAGGGGATACGCTGTTCGCGCAGGGCCTTTTCGAACAGGCGCGACTGGTGGTTGCCGCGATACAGGATCGCATAGTCGCGGTATTCGGTGCGGTGCTTGAACTTGTGGCTGATGATCAGGCCCACCACCTTGGCCGCCTCGTCCTCCTCGTCGGCGCAGGAGACGATGCGGATCGGATCGCCGTAGCCCAGCTCGCTCCACAGCTTTTTGTCGAACACATGCGGGTTGTTGGCGATGAGTTGGTTGGCGGCCTTGAGTATGCGTCCGGTGGAGCGGTAGTTCTGCTCCAGCTTGATTACCTTCAGGCGCGGGAAGTCCTGGCTGAGCAGGGCCAGGTTCTCCGGCTGCGCGCCGCGCCAGGCATAGATGGACTGATCGTCGTCACCCACCACGGTGAGCGCGGCGCGAGCCCCCACCAGCAGTTTCACCAGCTGGTACTGGGTGGCATTGGTGTCCTGGTATTCGTCCACCAGCAGATAGCGGATGCGGTTCTGCCAACGCTCCAGCACCTCGGGGTGCTGCATGAACAGTCGCACCGGCAGCATGATCAGGTCGTCGAAGTCGAGGGCGTTGTAGGCCTTGAGGTGGCGGTTGTACTCGCCGTAGATGCGCGCGGCGCGCATCTCGCCGTCGCTGCTCGCCAGGGTGACGGCCTGCTCCGGCGTGGTGAAGGCATTCTTCCAGCGCGAGATCTGCTGCTGCAGTTCCTTGAGCAGGTCCTCGTTGACGTTCTCCTTGCGCAGCAGTTCCTTGATCAGGTTGCCGCTGTCGGTGGCGTCGAAGATGGAAAAGGATGGCTTGTAGCCCAGATGCTTGCCCTCGCGGCGGATGATGTCGAGGCCGAGGGTGTGGAAGGTGGAGACGCGCAGCCCGCGGCTCTCCTTGCCGGCAAGCAGCTTGCCGGCGCGTTCCTTCATCTCGCGTGCCGCCTTGTTGGTGAAGGTGACGGCGGCGATGTGTTGCGGGGAAATGCCACAGGATTGGATCAGCCAGGCGATCTTCTGCGTGATGACGCGTGTCTTGCCGCTACCGGCCCCGGCCAGGACCAGGAGGGGACCGTCGATGTAGCGCACGGCTTCATGCTGGCGCGGATTGAGATTGGACACGGGCGGTTTCGGCAGCGGCGGTTGGCAAGCGGGCGCGTATTGTAGCAGCGCAGGCCTTTACCTGAACGCCGACCTGGTTCATTCTGATGGTCCTCATGCAAACAGGGATATCGGTCGATGCGGGACGATCTCGACAAGGCGGAGCGCCAGTGGCGCGAGCGCAGCCTGTTCCGGCGCCGCCGGGGCGGCGGGCGCTGGTGGCGCTGGCTGCTGCTCATCGCCGTGGCATGCGCGCTGCTGGTGTGGCAGGAGGAAACCCTGGCCTGGCTGGCAGGGGTACTGGGATAGAAACCCCGCCGGCCGCTGAGGTGCACCGATCGCCATGGAACGGGTCCATGCGGTTGGCCGCCATTTTTCAACGACGATAAGTCGTTGAAAAATGAAGCCAAGCGAAAATCACGCTTTTCGCTTGGCGTGGTCTGAGAAGTCCAGGATGGACTTATTCAGACCTTCCCTAACTGCGCTCCAGTCGCCGGTAGGCCAGCGCCTCGGTGAGATGCGGTAGTTCCACCGTTTTGCTCCCGGCGAGGTCGGCCACCGTGCGCGCCACACGGATGATGCGAAAATAGGCGCGTGCCGACAGGCCCAGCCGATCCACGGCACGGTCCAGCAGGTCCAGTTCCCGATCACCCAGCTTGCACAGCCTGCCGCATTCGCGGTTGCTCAGCTCGCTGTTGTTCTTGCCCTGACGTTCCAGCTGGCGCTCGCGTGCCGCCGTCACCCGGCTGCGCACCGTGGCGCTGTCTTCGGCGCTGTTTTCGCTGTTGCGCAGCGCCTCCTGCGGCAGGCTGGGCACCTCGATCTGCAGGTCGATGCGATCCAGCAGCGGACCGGAGATGCGTGCCCGATAGCGCTGGATCTGTTCGCGCGTGCAGTGGCAGCGGCCGCTGGGATGGCCGAGGTAGCCGCAGGGGCAGGGATTCATCGCCGCCACCAGCTGGAAGCGGGCGGGAAACTCCGCCTGGCGCGCGGCGCGCGAGATGGTGATGCGGCCCGACTCCAGCGGCTCGCGCAGCACTTCCAGCACCTTGCGATCGAACTCCGGCAGCTCGTCGAGAAACAGCACACCGTGGTGGGCCAGGGAGATCTCGCCCGGCCGCGGGTGGCTGCCGCCACCCACCAGTGCCACCCCGGAGGCGGTGTGGTGCGGGGCGCGAAACGTGCGCCGCCCCCAGTGGGCGGCGTTGAAGCCGTGGTCGCTGATGGAGGCGATGGCGGCGGCCTCCAGCGCCTCCTCTTCGCTCAGCGGCGGCAGGATGCCGGGCAGGCGGCTGGCCAGCATGGTCTTGCCGGTGCCGGGCGGGCCGAGCATGAGCAGGCTGTGCCCGCCGGCGGCGGCCACTTCGAGGGCGCGGCGCGCCTGGTGCTGGCCGCGCACGTCGGCCAGGTCGGGGAGATCGGGGGGGCTGTGTGGCGGCAATTGCAGGACGTGCGGAGTGATCAGGGTGTGTCCGCGCAGATGGGCGCACACCTCCAGCAGGTGGCTGGCCGGCAGCACGGTGACGTCACTCACCAGCGCGGCCTCGTCGGCATTGGCGGCGGGCACCACCAGGGCGCGCCCGCGTTCGCGCGCCTTGAGCGCCGCCGGCAGCAC is a window encoding:
- a CDS encoding YifB family Mg chelatase-like AAA ATPase; translation: MSLAIVHSRAAVGIDAPPVAVEIHLANGLPALSIVGLPEAAVKESKDRVRGALLTSRFEFPARRITINLAPADLPKEGGRFDLPIAIGLLAASGQLPQEGLPRYEFLGELALSGELRPVRGVLPAALKARERGRALVVPAANADEAALVSDVTVLPASHLLEVCAHLRGHTLITPHVLQLPPHSPPDLPDLADVRGQHQARRALEVAAAGGHSLLMLGPPGTGKTMLASRLPGILPPLSEEEALEAAAIASISDHGFNAAHWGRRTFRAPHHTASGVALVGGGSHPRPGEISLAHHGVLFLDELPEFDRKVLEVLREPLESGRITISRAARQAEFPARFQLVAAMNPCPCGYLGHPSGRCHCTREQIQRYRARISGPLLDRIDLQIEVPSLPQEALRNSENSAEDSATVRSRVTAARERQLERQGKNNSELSNRECGRLCKLGDRELDLLDRAVDRLGLSARAYFRIIRVARTVADLAGSKTVELPHLTEALAYRRLERS
- the rep gene encoding DNA helicase Rep; amino-acid sequence: MSNLNPRQHEAVRYIDGPLLVLAGAGSGKTRVITQKIAWLIQSCGISPQHIAAVTFTNKAAREMKERAGKLLAGKESRGLRVSTFHTLGLDIIRREGKHLGYKPSFSIFDATDSGNLIKELLRKENVNEDLLKELQQQISRWKNAFTTPEQAVTLASSDGEMRAARIYGEYNRHLKAYNALDFDDLIMLPVRLFMQHPEVLERWQNRIRYLLVDEYQDTNATQYQLVKLLVGARAALTVVGDDDQSIYAWRGAQPENLALLSQDFPRLKVIKLEQNYRSTGRILKAANQLIANNPHVFDKKLWSELGYGDPIRIVSCADEEDEAAKVVGLIISHKFKHRTEYRDYAILYRGNHQSRLFEKALREQRIPYTLSGGASFFAYTEVKDVLAYLKLLVNPDDDTAFLRAVNTPRREIGPSTLEKLVAYAGSRGVSLFTACFELGLKQQLSERAYERVEQFAHWLVDIGDRARRGDPIAAIRDLVREIDYETYLRDTSNDIKAAERRMGNVYELLDWIKRLAEQEEGSEPDITLLVNKICLLDMLDRNDEESAGDNVRLMTLHAAKGLEFPHVFLVGMEEELLPHRNSIELDTIEEERRLAYVGITRAQKTLTMTVATRRRRGGELVRCEPSRFLAELPQDDLEWEGTGVELPAEVRQERGKAQLANLKGMLGG